A DNA window from Cydia pomonella isolate Wapato2018A chromosome 18, ilCydPomo1, whole genome shotgun sequence contains the following coding sequences:
- the LOC133527647 gene encoding uncharacterized protein LOC133527647: MGVGKIPEFDVKTGNWTMYCERLEMYFLANDIKDEVKLPTLIAVMGEDAYHLLSTLASPSQPSSLTFTSAVTLLKNHLQPKPSILAERYRFRQRRQAEGESVAEYVAELKKLAKTCDFGSSLEENLRDQLVCGIVSESTRQRLFAEDGIGYARAVSLATTLEAAEKNAVAVDRDANNVNTGVNKLEANHKCMACGEIGHKTEGCKYKNFECSWCKNLGHLRRMCPEKNARLGVTGTAGSQSQSRGDGVTYNGSGARGNRSSGRGGSGRGRGRGGRSGRRGTNNYWVHAHQGLADVASDHGGYASALDNSDLDDDNEPMYQMSLSKYKPA; the protein is encoded by the exons ATGGGCGTCGGAAAAATACCAGAGTTCGACGTGAAAACGGGAAATTGGACTATGTACTGTGAGAGGTTAGAAATGTATTTCCTCGCGAACGATATTAAGGATGAAGTGAAGTTACCAACACTAATCGCCGTAATGGGAGAAGATGCATATCACTTGTTATCTACGTTAGCAAGCCCCAGCCAACCTTCATCTTTGACCTTCACTAGCGCGGTGACACTGCTCAAAAATCACTTACAACCGAAACCCTCCATCTTGGCCGAGCGCTACAGATTTCGGCAGCGGCGCCAGGCAGAGGGAGAAAGTGTAGCTGAGTATGTGGCGGAACTGAAGAAGCTAGCAAAAACATGCGATTTTGGGTCGTCTTTAGAAGAAAATCTCCGCGACCAACTTGTTTGCGGCATTGTAAGTGAGTCGACGCGGCAACGATTGTTCGCGGAGGACGGCATCGGCTACGCGAGGGCGGTCAGTTTGGCTACGACATTGGAGGCGGCAGAAAAGAATGCAGTCGCGGTAGATCGAGACGCTAATAATGTTAACACGGGTGTAAATAAACTGGAAGCGAACCATAAATGTATGGCGTGCGGGGAGATTGGGCATAAAACGGAAggttgtaaatataaaaactttgAATGTAGTTGGTGTAAAAATTTAGGCCACTTAAGAAGGATGTGCCCTGAGAAAAATGCAAGACTCGGAGTGACGGGAACGGCGGGTAGCCAGTCACAATCACGCGGAGACGGCGTGACCTATAACGGTAGCGGAGCACGCGGGAACCGATCATCTGGAAGAGGCGgtagcgggcgcgggcgcggacgCGGAGGTCGCTCGGGCCGCCGGGGCACAAACAACTATTGGGTGCACGCGCACCAGGGATTAGCTGACGTGGCGAGCGATCACGGCGGGTATGCGTCGGCGCTGGACAATAGTGATTTGGATGATGACAACGAACCTATGTACCAAATGTCATTAAGCAAATATAAACCG GCATGA